tgtgtataatgtaaaaatctatatagttatacgacttagtctcaataggagatagaatagaatagacttctgagtgatagataagttttagtctccacataccttttgttgatgaagttcatccaatctctcctcagtagatcttcgtcttcaatcgatgaacgccgtgaagtctaaagctcaactataattttatcctagtccgagacatagctataagtagactagaaataaagacttatagttttgatcacctaaacttgacaaacaagcttgagatagcaacacttgcgagttcgagcgagcagtgctctaatagcaGTATTGGTTTGTTGAACACAACAACAACATGATTTCGTGTAAAAATTAAGGTATGCTTACATGCAGAACGCTTGGACGATCATCTATAATGCTCCGCGTACTTACACGAAAAGGCGTTGAAtgctcaccatgattcaaaatagCATAAACAACCTTTTCATATATGGTTGATACCCCTACatattacaaaaaatatatataaaaaattagaTAATGTACGGTGTACAAGATAATACACAtgctataaaaaaaaatattagttactctatcaatcaatcaccatgaagaaaattCATAGCATTATACAAAAAGAGATTTAAAATCACACAGTATTATATGAAGACATCAAAAAATCTGAATCACCAAACACAAAGAGATTTAAAATACATAAATAAAATCTGAATCAACTAACAAAAAGAtttaaaatcaaaaatctttgaaTAACATTTTGATACATGAGAGAGATAATaacatttgaagcttcaaatcacATTTTCATATATGAATAACCTAAAACTATACAGTGTACAAGAAAGTACACATTCGATATAATCAAAATATAAATAGAAACCAAATAATTGGTCAAAGATTCGTAGTCTTGTTAGAACACATAGATTAATAAATCAAAAGTCTACAATCAAATATTAGTTTGGTTTCATATCAtgcatcaaaaaacaaaaaacaaaagcgTTTCACGAGAATCAAAActaagaaataacaaaatcaaatcaagatcataaATCAATAAGATGTAACAGATCTATTCATATCACGCATTCAAAAAAACTCAAAATCAGAAAGAAATCGAACAactaaccaaaagagaacaagCAACTAAAGATGGAAAACTAACCTGAGATTGAAATCTGTTGCAGAAACGATTTAATCCTTCAAGTTCTCTCTCTAACTGTTTAATCGCCTCCATAATTTCTTTCTGTCTCGCTCTCTCTCAAAATCTTTTCTGAATTCAAATCTTAGATCCAAAATAAACTCAATTCAAAAACCTATGTATATATATGGAATCGCTGGAAGGTTAGTTCTATTATATAGAAAACGGGTCGTgaattataaccccaaaggtgtcactatccatccacaaaaaacccatcaaaacaaaagtaacacaaaaaccccaaataacaaaagtaacacaaaaaccccaaaggtGTTTTTTCCACCACTAATTAGTAATTATCACTACTAGTAACCAACACCACATCCACCAACAAATATTAGCACTACCATCACCATAAaaagcaccaccaccaaccaacaccaccactaacCAAAAACAGTaccaccaaattttggtttcatcattaaaatctttagTTTCCTGATAAAAAAAATAggcaaaaatatgataaaaccaattttgtttggggtttttgtatcaaactttaaaaaattggggtttttgtatcaattttgtttaatatgGAGTTTTAGTGGATCCCAATATTTGAACGGAGTTTTTCTACTCTAATtttggtcaccttggtgttttaCGACTAGTTCTTTATAGAAAATAAGGAAATCGGGGAATCATTTAGAATTTGGACTAACTCGTTCAAATTTTGGATAAAACTGTAGAACCGAGGTTTATTTAGACTATAGAGTATTGGGATTTTTGAGGGATGGACTAGAGCGTCCAACACCCACTAAAAAGGGGATGAAATGTTAATTTAGGGTGCTAATACCTAAGCTTGGATTTTTGATCTCTTTGTCAGTTTCTTATTCCCTGGGGTTAGGTTATAAGGGCAATAATTGTGCGAAGAAAAGAAAATTCCTTTATAAGTAAGTCATCATTACGGGTTCATTAACTAAATGATGttcttatttgtgttttttttttctcattttttttcgcCCACTTTAGAAATTTTTCACGTTTTCGGTGATTGATTTTTATTTACCGTTTtctctttgtattttttttcGCCTTTAAAATCGAAGGTGTTGGTGAGTAATATCACAACAATCAAAGTACTAAAGATAAAAGCCAGATGTCACACATTTTGttgttaaaaaaaaaggaaaaaaagaaaatcaagaacaatAAACAACTTGCACTGTCGATCAGCAACGACTTCTAAATTACAAGCCTCGCTGCTCATAAATTCGTAGGCATGGCACTCACAAAAATTGTAAGGGAAACAGTGGTACCATATACTGAACTGAACAAATTAGCACCCGTGGCCTAATGGATAAGGTGTCTGACTTCTAATCAGGCGACGGTGCGTTCGAGTCCCACCGGGTGTTAATTCCTTTTTGCTTTGTTAATTGAGAACCACATTCGTAAGTTTTATTCTCATTCAGTCCAAACTGGCTAGGATTTCTAAGTGGTTTCGCATGTTcctgtttcttttttttgttttcttttcatgtcAAAATCACTTTTCTTCACCTCAAAAGAATCAAGAATCCATGGTCCCCCTGTTTTCTCTCAAATTACTCCTTtttaaacttcttcttcttcgtcgtctCTTTATATTTCTAAAATCTCTGATAGATAGATAGTTATGATTTCAAACAAAAGAGAtataaagaacaaaagaaaaggaagagaGTACTCGAGTAGAAACACAGACACACCCCCAAAAAAATACTACTTTCATCAACTTTTCCTACATACAAAAAGACTTTCTTTCTTCTAATACTTGGAATGTTGGAAAGAAACCCTTACAAAAGTTATATATACATTACAAATGGTCAATGTCATTTCAGTAAAGTATAAATGTATTGCATGTAATGAATAATAATGCTTTTCTCACTCTCTCTCAATCTATCTAACATTCTATCTATACTCCGTTCGTTTTTAAATTCTAATGGAGTGATGGAGAAAGCAGAGTAGGGAGGGAATCCAAAGAAGGTTTAAAGCGTTTGAATCAGACGCACAGATCAAAGTAGAAAAAGGCCAAGTGTTTTTTCTTTCATGCACAGtagaaagaaagtggaaagacTAGTTTAATCTAGTCAAAGTCAAACATATACTTCGCGCCTTGCAACTGAAGTGGAGTCTTTAACTGTATAAACTAGTTTAAAGTACGGTTAAAGTAAGCAGCTAGACACTGTTAACATTTCAAACCAAGCAGCATGAGatgataaaaccctaattcaagCATGAAAATCTTTGGAACTAAGAGCTACAACAGCTGCACTCAAGAAATGATATTGTTGCGCACGAGACTAATGGGTTATGGGGGTATCAAAATGGGCCCATTTTGAATCTTTGATGAGGTGATATAATGATAGGGACGAGGAATGTACGTTTAAGGAATATCTAACATCAATCCATCAGTTGCAATAACAACAAAGATCCCCTTCCCCGTCCTGCATCCAATTGGACATCACTCTATAGAATTGCGTTTAGTCTTAAATTATCAAAGTaaaccaaaaagaaagaaaaacttagAAAACTCCACTACTTTTTGAGATTTCGAAGAATGCCTTCCACTGTTAATCagctttttccatcatcttgaatAAAACCAATACATGAACCTTCCTCCTGCTGATCCATCTCCATTTTTACATTATTAATGCAACTGACAGTTTGCAGATAATAGGGAGAAGAGAAAGATAATCATGATCATCACATTATACTAATAATAACAATAtggaaattaaaaaaaagagccacaaatcatcatcaaaataagGAATATAGATAGAGATGTCAAAGAGACCCACCATTTTCATTCATTGCTTTGAGGAAAAACATGATCATGTTCATAATAATGCCCAACACTAGCTAAGTACTTCTTCTATACACAGAAATAAATTCTCCTTAGCTCAAACAAAACATATATACGGACACATATCCAAAATCTCACTACCCAGATCAACTAAATCCAAGCAGCTAAGTGCCCTACCAAAGAGAGAGACTAAAGCATGCTGCATAGACAGAAGTTGTTAATTAACATGGAGAATAAGAGGACATGAGATTTAAACCTAAATCATGATCTTGAACTAATCTAGCTTTGCTACTCTTAATAGTAACAGATGTTGGCTGATCAGGATGTGATCTTTTCTTAGATTGAGGGAGAAGAACACCAAACAGTTTCATTTGATTGTCATTGTCATTGTCATCGCTGATCTCTTCTAACATTGTTAAAGAAGTACTGTTTGAATTACTACTATTAGTAGTTGTAGCAGTTGGATGACTAGTAGTAGTTGTTGTGGAGGTGAATCTTTGATCTTTaagtacttgttgatgatgaGCTACTTGATTTGAGCTTGAGTACTGATGGTTATGAAACCCGAGAAGTGGTGAAGAATTACTACTTGGAGGTAGAGGCGGAGGAACAGATCTCACATGGTTCTGTACAAAGTAAATAATATCATTATAGAGCTTCCTCATATGAGTAAGTTCAGACATTAACATAGAGTTACTCTGTCTAAGTCTCTCATTTTCTTCGGATAACGTCGAAACAGAGTTTATAACTCGCGGAGACGAGATGGGAGACAGGTGATCACTTGCTCGGTTCATCATGGCTTGCTCATCTGAATCAGAATTCGAGATATTAAGTAGTTGAGCACTAGGAAATGCACCAAAACATAGCCCGCCACTACCCGAAATCGATGAATGAGGGTTGTAGTAATTGTTCATAGAAACTTGGCCATTttgttggtgatgatgatgagaaatggTGATCGTTTTTCTTCGATGAATCTCACATAACAAATGTTTTTCTCCTTTCCTGAAAAATTCATTTCCAAACTCCCATCTATCTGGTACAATCTTTCTGAAACCCTATTTcaccaaacaaaacaaaaaaccatTAATAAAACTACAATATTACGGCAAATGATCAATGAAATGCGATACGAACGGAGAAAGATACTATTACATACATATGTGTTGAGTTGACGAACAAAGCTGGAGAAGTTATTATGTTTGAAGAAATTAGGAAGAAGATCACGAGCGAATTCCGGTGGACGCCAAACGACGAAAGTAGTATTATCTTCAGCCCATGAGATAACATGATCAGTGGACGGATCATCTACGAGTTCATAAGTTTTAGTAAGAAATGGAGCTGGAACTGATTTTTGTGACAATGAAGTTGTTGATGAATCTAGAGATAGTAATACATTGTCATGACAAACACTGTTGTCTAACATTAGAGACATTGACGAATAGTGATTAAAGTAACAAAGCTATCTAGAAGATATTTTAGGCAGATGCATACAAAGCAGGATTAATGTGTTGTGTGATAGTTAAAGGAGACGAAGTGCAGAACAATGTGTGTGTTATTGATTGAAAGAGGAAAAGGAGGGGGGGTGAGttaatattgttgttgttgttttgggtTCTCTGATGTTGTTCCTCGGTTTTGTAGTGCGAGAGAATATGTGTCTGTCTGTTTTGTTTGTCTGAGGAGTGTGTTTCAAGATAAACCCGTGAACCACCCCCCTCTATATATGTACATGTGCAGATCTTCCTATCATCTTCTCAAGAGATCTCAGCCGTTGATTCTGTTAGGTGATTAGCGTTTATGATGGATGGTGTTAATGATTTTTGTTTGTTGGCGATGCGTGAATTAAATATGCTGCGACCAAAATGAGAACTGCAAGTACTTGTTTCTTAAAGATGGTAAGAGTCTAggcctttttttctttcttttcatgaGTCTAGGTTCGAATATTGCacttctttttgcactttatgcCCATTGAATGATGGTTGATCGCCTTGGCGGTCTCCCCCAATGACTCTTTCTGGGATCTTAGACTGAGTCTTATGGGCTATATTGAGCTGTTAGATTAGCATAAAAATGTTGTTGTTCAAAAGAATATGTGGTATATTTGTTAACACTAAGTTCTCTCTCCTAAAATGTGGTCGCAGTTGAACTAGCAGCGAGAATGATTcaactctaaaaaaattatcttTCCGCTGAACGGTTCAATGCTGGGCGATTTTTTTTATATGgaggctgagatttaaagcgttGAACCTGGACTGACGTGGATTGCTAATCTGCAGAGTAGTTAGAATTCTTTAAGTAAATAAAGTGCATGCATTTACGAGTAGAATtatatttttactttttcttttgaagcagaggctatgttatgcatacttgaatTTTGGGTTATTTTGAGTTTCCTCCCctgccaagatcgctaattagcgtttcctccccaaatagattgaaattagtgtttcctccggTCGTTACCTTTTCCATCCAATTtccagttagctgagtcagcactgCGACACACGTGGCAAAAACAGACACGTGTCAAtaaaattcccaaaacaccctTATCTTCATCTAAAACGCAAAAACCCACTGATTCCATTCTTTGCATATTTTCAAATGGATTACTCAAAATTTTAACAACCAAAAATGCATGAGCAATAGAAAACAAATCTGGTTCCAAATCAACGCGTATAAATTAAACATGTATAAGTAAatagatgaaattgatgatttatttgaaatcaaacaagatcagtTCTCAGGTTTGCGGAGCTTCAGGTATCTCTCATGGCAGATTCTTTTCCCTActgaaagagaaaaaaatgagAGGAACCCATAAGGTAAAACTAAAGGCACTTAAATTAAAATTTCTGGTTTTTGATTCTCAAATCATTCCCATTTGGGTGCGTTGTTTCTGCTTTGTttttgtgtgcacatatttcatcatcaaacacgtgtatataggaacatacgtggagagcatgcagacaaagtcatcaaagcatgatgacatgtgcccacaaccaagatgcccatcccgccgacgttggatctttgcccgaacaaatctaagggcaaaagttaaaggatgttccggtaacacgctgtattgcggagcaccaaataactcccaaagagttactttatctcatccccaaaagaagccaagatcaacgatggagagaagatgtactgacatggacgcgacagaggcagagaacacttgcctgacacgagaaggcgcctcaactacccgcattaaacactctgagcagcatacgtgtcgatcaacccgtggaacgaacgaggatgactctgcgtgatgaagttacgaacgtagacccctgcgtgatggacacaaactacaagaagataaggttccaacggccttcagagatgggtcccacactctaaccctataaataccccctctccaccaagagtaaagggATCGAAAAAActggggaaggagagagagaaaagattgtaagtgtaagttagtcctttacaatatataGATCtatgtaaactacaaagtcactcgactatctttgtaaccatcaagtacatagtgaaacgacaaccccgtggatgtaggtcttagtgctgaaccacgtaaatcccggtctcatttacacttcagcactttatttttgtctaacgcttcatgagttttacttttatgcttcattttctttatctccccttgcgtaaacgccactcgcagtattcttagatgaggctatgataaacccgaaggttttgagccaaggaatcaatgccattgtattatcagcacgagttggtacctagagtttgaatattgtttttgaacatatagatgcctacgtgatttacgtgttcacaatttggcgctagaaacagggacttcgtcccggtaaaagatttatcttatcctgtgatttcataattaaattagcgtaagatttctctgcttcattatctttaacagtatttatcttttattaactttgccatgttcaaaaacgcacccgttgtcttcggtactaccgacagtatcgtcgtttactggttaaaagatttattacttagatccacggatctacatttttctagatctcgtacggacctatctttccgttgggatttcgtaagttttcaaaggatttacgtgcagttttaaaatgggttttctcGCGTTTTCTCATACTTTCAATGAATCCGCACTTttaataagaatttaatccataTACTTTAACTCATGTTTGAATCAAATGGGCTACCCTAagagttctctgtggccctcgggcagtttctcCCTGTCGTGGAATTAGAaattttcgcaaactaacccgatccgcacggacatttctgtttcccgctgtttgaaattcccttgtgcagaaagatgcaagaagtaggaaaatccagagccacgtcgaaggaagcaccgaggacaaccccggtcatcacccggagcaagcagaaaggagacaaagccaaaatgaccagtcagagacaggacactgcggaaatcacttcgcctatgaatgctaattccgttgcagccgcggccctcagagcagcggcaacaaaaTATAATAAGACAGCGGCTGTCCCGAAGACTACGGAAGCCGTGAAAActcttgctacgaatcaatttcaccaaccaaaagaaagggtggatgaatccagaacgtaccaacccgcgcacccgccaaccttcggaatgccatcaaccaatgagctgaatcaaactgtgcaggtggctctaacaccgcagatgggtaCTCCGCTCGATCTgggaatgccaacaatcgaagctgaacctcccccgcctttagtacaaaccatagaagaagaaGGCACGGTGGCCGtaatagcacgagctgggactcccaatcaagggtcgaaccaatcagaccgattgattgccgaacttgaagaattgaagaaaatccaaaaggtttacgcggatgctgtggctttgttggccagagaaaaccaggatttaaaagaccggattgccttaagcacaaagacgagccaacaactcgatgaagcaaattcaaaggcacccgaaccaaaccgagaccgaagagtcatcgtagcggcCAATGGAAACACGGCCagaggaagtagcgcatccgacccagattataacgatggagagtcaagctatcacgagCAGAGGAATGTAGggaaccaccgcgcgatggaagagctgcgtgatgaaatgatggcagagatcaggcaattaaaaagtagacaaggcggatGAAGGTTGGAAGAattcatgagagaggctaactccacacccttaactcatcgcctggacAATACACCTATTCCActcaaatgccctgtcccgacattcgaatgatatgacggatccagcgatcccgctgcacacattcggtattataaccgtgtactggctagatggagccagaacgacgcagtactctgtagatacttcccatcgagtctgaagggattggcattgtcttggtttgataatctgccgccaaactccatccactcccacgaacaactcgcagaaaagttcataagaacttacatgtacaacaaggctgttaatactggaatggataagctttTTTCACTGGCAATCGGATATaagaaaccacgagggaatacaccaacagatggcacaaggtctgccaagccataggaagtgtggacccggtggtaagtatcaactgctacaagtggggattagaccgaatgagtccactctttgttgagattcatggaagcgtgcccaagacagagggggatcttcgaataattattgaaaaacacgctcgtcttgaagaaatccagcgtgaaaacccgagggcgtacccacagagaactcaccgtacaattccgcagaacaaaccactggaaccaaaaggaattgctcggtggaacgaccccacgaagataggaaagaacgaagggacgaaaggcgaaaagacgatcggaagttcgaagatcaagtttacacaaagctcaatgctagctatgctcggatcctgcgagaggtcaaaggaagggaaaatctggaatggccatggtctaagggaaaacaacccccaagaaccgagaaatccaaagattactgtgaataccactgtttcaacgggcaccagaccgaaaagtgtaaaaacctcaaaataatgatccagaaattgattgatgcgggcgagctcaaacattacatacgaaaggatgtcgcagaggatagatctaaacgaaccaagccagtccaacttccagaagggaaccgcacaatcaacaccatctcatgttctgaaaccgcagggccctcacttacagcacagataggaaagaggttacggaagcagttcgaggaccgatgcgaattgtataagatcgatgggatagaggtggacgaacatgaagagtggatggactcacctattatcttcgatgctgaagatatcgacgaagatatggaagaccataacgaccccttggtcctcacactacccgtggctggatgtaaccttaaaaagatcctcatagacggggggagctcagtgaacgttctattctacgatgcattcaaacgaatgaagctccatgaagaacagctaatgacctcttattacaccatctacggatttaatggagcacccacgaagcccttgggagacatcgtgttgcaggttgacgctggacccatgaaagtagaaacacggttcagcgtagtggacgccccgtccccctacaatgccatcattggacgaaaatggttacataaactcaagggggtggcggcaacgtactaccaatatctcagattccctacacctgagggagtaatggaaatcaagggagatcgggtctctgcaagagagtgccaagccactcaggatcgcatcaacaacgaacaagaaaagcaacacaaaacccgaagacttaaaaataaagaagctgcgaaagagaaggccatagaccagttcctcaaggaaactacaggaagggatttgaccaaagatgataatgtccggaacacagagacaagtacttcagcagccaacgctggacagaaacataccaagtagcaattaaagaacgccccagtcctcggggatccgaagccggttttcacgccagtagagcccgtaaaagaaatcaacataggaacggaggaaaacccgaagatgatcaaagtagggaccataatggacgaaaagagagaagattccctgaccaagttacttaaagaatacgcagatgtattcgcctggaaattaggagatatgcctgggattgacccaaaaataatccaacatgagctgcgcatcaaaccaggcacgccacctttcagacagaaaataagaaaagtcgcgccggaatatcataaggcagtggaaaaagaacttcgaaaactactagacgcaggtttcatcaaggaggtcaagtaccctacgtggatctccaatatggtcgtcgttcctaagaaaaatggggggggttaggatatgcatcgatttcactaacctcaacaaagcatgtccaaaggatagctatccattgccaagcatagaccagctggtagaagcagtagaaggatatgaagaactgtcattcatggatggacattctggctacaaccaagtggccctggcagaagaggatcagccacacacagcgttctacacaccacatggtctttattgctacactagaatgcctttcggacttcgaaacgcaggggcaacataccaaagaatggtcgatgctattttcaggccatggattggaagcaccttagaagtctacgttgacgatatgctcgtcaaaagcaagctgcgcaaagatcaccacaaggatctgagagacatcttcgaagcaatgaggaaacaccgcatgaaagtaaatccagagaaatgtactttcggtgtcacctcagggaaattcctcgggtatttggtaacaaaaaggggcatcg
This DNA window, taken from Papaver somniferum cultivar HN1 chromosome 3, ASM357369v1, whole genome shotgun sequence, encodes the following:
- the LOC113361494 gene encoding heat stress transcription factor B-4-like — its product is MSLMLDNSVCHDNVLLSLDSSTTSLSQKSVPAPFLTKTYELVDDPSTDHVISWAEDNTTFVVWRPPEFARDLLPNFFKHNNFSSFVRQLNTYGFRKIVPDRWEFGNEFFRKGEKHLLCEIHRRKTITISHHHHQQNGQVSMNNYYNPHSSISGSGGLCFGAFPSAQLLNISNSDSDEQAMMNRASDHLSPISSPRVINSVSTLSEENERLRQSNSMLMSELTHMRKLYNDIIYFVQNHVRSVPPPLPPSSNSSPLLGFHNHQYSSSNQVAHHQQVLKDQRFTSTTTTTSHPTATTTNSSNSNSTSLTMLEEISDDNDNDNQMKLFGVLLPQSKKRSHPDQPTSVTIKSSKARLVQDHDLGLNLMSSYSPC